The proteins below are encoded in one region of Canis lupus familiaris isolate Mischka breed German Shepherd chromosome 21, alternate assembly UU_Cfam_GSD_1.0, whole genome shotgun sequence:
- the LOC485282 gene encoding olfactory receptor 52B6 isoform X1, whose translation MLSSLNMSAVNDSDTRVAGCLLIGIPGLEHLHIWLSIPFCTMYAAALAGNGILICVILSQPSLHEPMYIFLSMLASADILLSTSTMPKALANFWLGSSHISFDGCLTQMFFIHFLFVADSAVLLAMAFDRFVAICYPLRYSTILTKTVIGKIVAATLTRSFIIMFPSVFLLKRLHYCRINIIAHTFCEHMGIARLSCSDISINIWYGLAAALLSTGLDIILITVSYIHILQAVFHLPSQNARSKALSTCGSHVCVILLFYIPALFSVFAYRFGRKRIPRYVHILLANLYVVIPPMLNPIIYGVRTKQIWEGVKQMFSHLVQESK comes from the coding sequence CTGCTGTGAATGACTCTGACACTCGAGTGGCCGGCTGCCTCCTCATTGGCATCCCTGGGCTGGAGCATCTGCACATCTGGCTCTCCATCCCCTTCTGTACTATGTATGCAGCTGCCCTGGCAGGCAATGGCATTTTAATTTGTGTCATCCTCTCCCAGCCAAGCCTGCATGAGCCTATGTACATATTCCTGTCCATGTTGGCCAGTGCGGATATCTTGCTCTCCACTTCCACCATGCCCAAAGCACTGGCCAACTTCTGGCTGGGTTCAAGCCATATTTCCTTCGATGGCTGCCTCACCCAGATGTTCTTCATCCATTTCCTCTTCGTGGCTGACTCTGCGGTCCTGCTGGCCATGGCCTTTGACCGCTTTGTGGCTATCTGCTACCCTCTGCGATATTCCACAATCCTGACGAAGACGGTCATTGGGAAGATCGTTGCTGCCACCCTGACCCGCAGCTTCATCATCATGTTTCCATCAGTCTTTCTTCTCAAGCGCCTGCACTATTGCCGGATAAACATCATTGCACACACTTTTTGTGAGCACATGGGCATCGCCCGTCTGTCCTGTTCTGATATCTCCATCAATATCTGGTATGGGTTGGCAGCTGCTCTACTCTCCACAGGCCTGGACATCATCCTTATCACTGTTTCCTACATTCACATCCTCCAAGCTGTCTTCCACCTCCCTTCTCAAAATGCCCGGTCCAAGGCCCTGAGCACGTGTGGCTCCCATGTCTGTGTCATCCTACTCTTCTATATCCCTGCCCTCTTCTCTGTCTTTGCCTACAGATTTGGTAGGAAACGCATCCCACGCTATGTCCATATCCTCTTGGCTAACCTCTATGTGGTCATCCCACCTATGCTCAATCCCATTATTTATGGAGTGAGGACCAAGCAGATTTGGGAAGGGGTTAAACAGATGTTTTCACATCTTGTCCAGGAATCTAAATAA